agggAGCTGTCGCATCAGTTCCTCACAGACCTCTGAAACCCAGAGtcatatacacgcacacacacacacatacatgcacatgcgTACACACACCTGCCACACACCTGTCCTTTGCAAGGCTCCAACACTCTTTCCTTAGTGTGGCATATGCTACAATACTACAATATTAACCACGCAGCCAATATTTAGAACTAGAGCAGGTATCAAAACACAAAAGACTGCCAACCATacaacaatgaacaacccattcctaaaatgacaggaccaaagtaacatccatgtatattaaactctgaatgtaaatggcttaagctcaatcaaacatcatagattagtagactggattcaaaaacaaaacccatctgtttattgtctggaggagacacacttcaacaaagatcagtggaaactatatcacatgtgttttgttgttttctgttggtttcatctcttcaaaacactctcttctgattaaatcattcaatgactcgtatatcatacagtagcatcattttcttcaagaaggttcttgattttcatttcttcagctacacattagtcatttaatagcatgttattaacttcttggtgttgttaatttcttttttctccctgttgttgattttgttttgtgtgttcttcatttaaggggatgtatagtagctgtgtaatggagactgtatatctagtaacatgtcatttaacttcaggcattgtaaatttctatttttattcctattgttgattttgtattatgacttttcatttaatgggatgtacagtagctgtgaaatggagactaacatccagatgtaaggatgcagtgtggtatgcatttctgcttccagacaaagatggacttacaataaaactgtttactatatcttgacaataggattctggactctctgccactgtccatgcccacaatgatggacatatgactgagtatgaagaatgatatgttagtaatgatatagaagaacttgggggggggagggaattggggaggggataaaggaatatggagctgtatcataaaatgatagcaataataataaaatgtaacaaataaatattaaaataaaaagagagaaacatcaCCCAGAGTaaagcagagagagcaggagatagGAAAGGACAGACTGACAGTAGAAGGGTACCTGGATACTGatgggcatgggaaagcagtgcatcagatgccccagcagcattcagcaagcagtgacCTGAATTCCACCAGTGGCTAGAACTCCACCAGTAATCACATGGGAAGAGTTCACCAGGAACTTGGAgttgaacccagacaaaaaaactgcctatcctgctggtttgtttttttttggccAAGACGAGAGACAGAGCGTCAGATCTcaaacaggcagtgtgggaacagggtggatttcacagtcaaGAACCCCAATAGAGCCgcatcaggtgtcattttgtggagagaggaaaagacgaTGGAGaagactgtgcatgcactaagcttggagtaaattcatttctggctcagtgaattgcaacaatgtTACATCCTAAAGGTTCCACATAAAATAACTCcagtagcccccagacctaatggccagcagatcaagaacttcaggtgccattttgtacaatgtggcaaaggttttgaaactgcagggacaacagtgagctgcatatgcactgagctaggagtgaactcactgagctcagtacattgcactggttccacatcaaaaataataccaCTGATTTTGCCAGGGCCTGTtgacctccccctccccccgccaaaaaaaaagaagataaaaggaaaaataataatactgactttggcaacATATGACTCAAAATCAGTccatgtagccctcagacctaatggccagcagattctggcaagatcagcactgccaacaacctagctattttgGACACCTGAAATCTCCCTAATACTTGGAACTGCtctaaccagaagtgggagaaagattgtacagacaacggtgcagccccagcacagaatcacaggaggtaaagagaggtgagccaggagctggggctccacAGTCTGTGGTGGAAGTTTAACGTAAGAGCctagatctgaaactcactggagggagtggcacaagtgactgcaaaggacTGTGTAccaactggaaaaaaataaaattgaactgcAGACCTTGCGTGCACAATTTgaaaacctaccccaaggagaagaatctgctaaccagaagtacaatgaccaagcgcaaaagaagagacagagacacgatgaatattactgaagtctCCCCTGCAACGGAGCAAAagccttagccaacctcagagttaactgaggaatatattaaaaaaatgggaGACAGAGAATTCAAAATACCTGTTATAAAGtttattaacaatgagaagcacatgcaggaatttaagaactatatcacacaggaaatagcaacattgaaacaaaattcaattattggaaatgaaggatgcaatagagcaataAAAAATTAAGTGGAAAGTCTTAAtaatagaataaaggaggcagaagaaagaatctcagaattggaagatatttcttgtcacattgggtaaacaatcaaaaagctggaaacagagctggatcaagctaaaaaaaagtattcaagaacttcaacactattaaaaggctaaatataagagttatgggagtccaagaaagagaagctgggttttaaaaaatttatttaatgatataataaaagaaaatttccctaacctggagaaagaattgggaaacaacatccaggaggggcacagaattcccaacagtcttgaccaaaagtgattttcaccaaaacacatgataatcaagctctcatcacctaaggaaaagatctttaaatgcatgcttgaaaaaaaacaattgacatatagaggaatggcaattaaattcacaggtgatctctcacaggaaactctacaggctaaaggagaatggaacaacatattccagactctaaaagcaaaacattattggcccagaataacatacccagcaaagctttctttcgtctttgaaaatgaaataaaattctttcacagtaaagaaaagttaaaagaatatgcctcttccaaacctgccctacaaatgatacttaaagatgtcctaatttcttcagtgacacattagtcattcagcatgttatttaatttcatagcattgtaaatttcttttttccccttcctgttattgattttgttttgtggcttttcatttaaggggttgtatagtaactgtgtgatggagactaccatatctagTGGcctgttgtttaacttcatggcattgtaaatttctgtttttcttcctgttgttgactttgttttgtgactCTTCACTTGGGGGAATTTATATTGACTGTGTAGtcgagactgacatgtccagttGTAAGGATATGTACAGTGTGCATCTCTgaggatggattcccagtgaaactgttgaatgtgtcatgacaatggaatgctggactctgacatAGTCAATGTCtgcaataatggacttatgactatttatgagaaactacactgttgtaatgatatggggtaatttggtggtggtggtgggatttAGGGGGATAAGGGTAAGGGATATACAGGAAACTTTAGATACAGGGGACtgatcacaaaatgataataaaaaataaaaaaaggaaaatgtgaagtCACTTTAGCACACATTTACCAATCTGAAGAACAAATAACTAGCAGATTATCACTATACAGTTTTCTTTTGACAAGGCCCTACCTTCAGAAACCCGGATGTCTTCAAGCGGTGGAAGTGTGGGTCAGGGATGAGGACTGGGAAATAATAGATACAATAAAGTACTTCTCTTAAACCCTGCTATTAGCCCTGCCATCATTGCAAATCTCTGAACATTGCAACATGGCAGCAGTTCAAAGGGTATTGTGAGGAAGAATACAGTGTGCTATAATAGTTTTTCCTTCTAGATACATAGAGTAGACAAAGCCAAAACTCACATTGTGTGCTAAGAGGGATCCCTGTCTAAATTAAGTTCACTGGCTGTGGATGTCAGAGATCTGATAGCAACTACTGAGGGTCCTGCTGAGGCTGAAAATCAAGTCTCTTTATCATAATGTGAACCCTGACACTGgaataagaaataaatcaaagATCATAACTCTTTCCGGAGGAGGGCCACTAAAGAAAGAACCAACAATGAATATGCAGCCGGAGTTCAAGGTGATTGGCAGAGCCAGAGGCGACAATACATAAAGTTCCAGTTCTGCCTAGGAGGACAAAGGGCTCAGCGCCAAAACTCCTTTGTTTGGTGTTTAAGAACTGAAAAGGTTAGCATATTTTAATTACCTTTCAACTATTTGTGGTGTTGAGCATGTTGGATTTTTATACAAATGGattgccgggggggggggggggggatgatgAGTGAGCACATTTTCTCTGACTTTATTTAATCACACTTTCCAGCCTACTACAGGGTCTGCTGAATCAGATCTTCTTCCCAGAAATTTCCAATTCCCAGCACCTGTTTTCTTGCACCTGGAATTGGCCATGACGGAGTGGAGCTGCCTGGTGACAGGAGCAGGAGGGTTTCTGGGTCAGAGGATCGTCCACTTGCTCGTCCAGGAGAAGGGACTTCAGGAGCTCAGGATCCTGGACAAGGTCTTCAGACCAAAAGTGAAGGAGGAATTTTCAAGTAAGTGAACCCAAGGCTTGGATGTTGGGCTCCATTGTCAGGAAATTTAGGAAAGTCGCAACAACACCAAGGCTAATCTCGCGTTCATAGTCATCTTAAAGGAACTCACAGAAGGCATAGTATGAAAGACCCTGGAGTGGGTGTAGGAGACAGGACCATGGCGGGATCTAGAGCCTGAGAGAGGGAGTGCAGGCTAGCACTTCCACCTCTAGTCCACACTGTTGGAGAAATTCACACTTCACTTCCCTGCCATGTCCTCAGCTCTCATGCTCTGGAGTACTTACAGCTTTCTGGTCTTGACACTGGGTTCCTACCTCAGAAAATTTCGCTGGGTCTTCGTTGTGTTATGTTTTTGTGACTTCTATAGTATATTAAGTGAAAGTAGAATTGAGTGTGTGTATAAGAATGTGTATGTACAAATCTGTGAaacaggaaaatttttttaaagatttgattttatttattagaaaggaacaGTCATggagagaaaagcaagagagagggagagagagagaatcattcacttattggttcactgtccaaatggccataatgaccaagGCTAGGTTGggcagaagtcagaagcctggagcttctttcaggtctcccaggaggatgCAAGTGcacaagaacttggaccattgtccactgctttcccaagtactttAGAGGGAACTGTCTCAGTAGTGTATCAGCTGGGTTTCCAACCAGCATCTTTATAGGATGCCAGTATTCCAgtcagtgacttaacccactaaaCCAGAACACCAGCCCCTAGAAAGTAACCTAGAAAGAACAGGCACAAATACACAAAGCAGTCAGATCCACAGCGAGAAATGCACAGCTCAGAAGTGTCCTCCCTGGATTTCCTGTCCATCTCTTCCTGATCATTTCCCTGCTTCTCATCCCACAAGAACGGGGCCTCAGATGTTGCTGGAACAGAACACCATCTCTTTCCCAAATTGCTTCTCTGGCACAAAcacaagacaaacaaacaaaaacaatctgACTGGAGAGTTTCCTGCACAACAGCTTCCTCCTCCAAGAACTGAGGGGGACAAGAGCAGGGGTTACCACCCATTTGGACAAAGAGGCCCTCAAAGTCCCCACAAAGACAAAGGGCCCCACATGAGCACACCTATTTAATGAGAATCCCTGCATTGCACTCAGGAACTATCCACTCCAATTTCTTTAACTCTCTTCTCTTCTGCTCATGTCGGGATTCCTCCTGTCTGCTTCAGTTGCATCACtgataaacaaatattaacaatGGATCAATATTAACTATTGTCATCTCATGAGTCACCAATATTTGCAATCTCACATCTCATGCCAGCCAAGGGAACAGCTTCCAGCAGGTGCAATCAGGAGTGAAGTGGATAAACAGGCTCCCCAGAATCGAGGCAGTAACAGAAAATCATGGCTATTCATTCTGTGCAGCCACCGGACTACTTTCTTCTCATCTGTCGACTCACTTGCTGCTCGTAAGAACTTCATGAGAAGAAGTACCTTCCCCTGGCATAGATGAAGAGTCTGCTCCGGAGGGGTCCATTCACTTATCCAAGTTCCCACAGACACAAGATGGATTGCAAGCCAGGCAGTCCTGCTGCTTTGGAACTCACAGTCTCTTTGGGCCTCTCTCTAACACAGCTCATACCCAAGGCAATTGCTGACTCAGCCTTCACAGACCACTTGCCAAGTGCCGAGTGCTGGGAGAAGGCAGGCACTCAGGCTCTTTCAGCAACACAGCCAGCGTGTTGGCTCCTGTGCTTGCAGGAGTCCCAGAACTGATGCAGGGAGGTCCCCATTTCTCTCTGGACTCTGCACTTCTGCTCTGACACAGTGATCCCTCTGAGCCTTCATCTGACGTCAGCACAGTAAGGAAAGGGGATCAGAGGGAGGGACAACCAGAGAAAATCTCAGTTGCAGTGGTTCCCCAGCTCCTCTCAGTAGCCTCTTCCTCCCCTCTTGTCATCAGGACCTTGCAGGAGGTGTTTGACTGTGGGAAGGGCTGGGAATAGACAGGATTCACCAAAGTTCAAAGAGAGGAACTGCTTGGGTATGCATCTAAGCAAAGAATTATTGCTCCTGAATTGTCACTCTAAATCTGGCTCTAGCTGACTCACTTTCAGCATTACTatctgctttatatatatatatatattatatataatgtagattttataattatataagtagattttataatattataatgtagatttataattatataaataaatatatatatatgtgtatatatatatatatatataaaacgtagattttttttccattaagtgCACCATTGAGCCCTTTCCAAATTCCTGGATATGGATTTACTCTCCTCTGTCCAAACAAGAAATATCAGGATTGACTTGGAATCTTCTCTTCTCAGTCCAGTGAGTACTAGGACTTCTCCAAAGAAAGCCTAAAGTGTTGGCTGTCTCTCATTTCCTCTGCAACTCAATACCACAGTCCTCCTTATATTGCCAGGGACATTCTACATGTTCTCAGGATCAACTTGCTTTCTTTTGACTCCATACTAGTATGCTTGATCTTCTGAGACTCAGGCTGGCATCCTACACAACTCTCTCTAGTTCTCCTCCTATTCCAAATCTACACATGTTTCTGCTCCACACAAAATCAAATTTACGTTCTTTATTCTTATATCCAACTTTGCACAACCaccccacttctttacccaacttGAGAAATGTCCCATGATTTTCTTTAATAATGTTTATGCTCTAGCAACATAAGCTTGTTTCTCAGATTCCTTTTCAGAATGAACGGAAATGGAAAAAGATCTTTgcaggttttttaaaaaactttaaaaaatcccaccaaacttatttatttgaaagacagagtcacagagacagagagacagagagacaaagagatggcTCAtccatacattgattcactccctccaaacactgcaatggccaggactggttgAGGTCCAAGAtaggaggcaggaattccatctgaatctcccacacacacaaacagtgcTCAAATAATTGGGACATTTctggctgccttctcaggtgtatAGCCAGGAACCAtgttggaagggaagcagctgggacacaaaccagtattcATATGGAAAGCAGGCTTTGCAGAAAATGGCCAAACCTGCTGCAACACAACGCCAGCCCCTACATGTTTACTCCCTCCCCAGAAATGCTGCACAATCAGATCTCAGTGTCTTTGTTGTCTTGGACCTGCCAAGAGTGTGCCCCCAGCACACTATACCTCCACTCTAACTGTCCTTGAAGGCCTCAGGAAATGCCTCCTTCCCATGAAAGCTTCCCAGGCACCCAAGAAAGCTTCCACACATCCTACCTTGTGTTTACACAGAGCTCAAGAACAAGATCAAGCTGACCATGCTGGAAGGAGACATTCTGGATGAGCAATGCCTCGACACAGCCTGCCAGGGCATCTCCGTTgtcatccatgctgccagtctcATTGATGTCAGAGGTGTCATTCCCAGAGACGTCATCATGGATGTCAATCTGAAAGGTAAGAGCAACCTGAAAAAGAGATGGATCCAGTGAGAAGGTGAAGAAGGGAAACAGCAAAGAAAGGGCAGATGATCTTCCACACTGGGCACCTCTGTGCTCTTTTTACTTCTTACTCCCATTAGAAAGAGTTCAAGGCTACTGTCCTCTGTGATTCAGACAAGGAAACTAGAGCTGAAAATAACAAATAATGTGTCCAAGGCATCAAAAGTGGTCAATAGGAGAGCTATAGTATAAACTCACACTTGTGTGACTCTGGGTTCAGGAAAGATTTCTGTTGTTGATCTAGTAAAACATCCATTTAAACTCCAATTCAAAGTATGCGACATCAAACCACAACTTGTCACATCTGATCCAGAACAAACTTTACAGGTGCTTCTTTAATGATACACTTAAGTCCTAAAGTAGGGACTCATGATAACTTCCAGAACCATATTCGCATCTCAAATAATGGGGTCACCGGGGCAGAACTATACAGCATATGAGTtcccataacatttttttttaacattttgattatttttttaatcttcaaaattTTCTGCCATGACACAGGAATCAttttcttaacaacaacaacaaaaaagcccatAATACTAGCTCTCCATCTCATCACTAGGAACTGAGCAGCAGTTTctatccaaatgcccatggacaTATGCAATAAACCATCAACCCTCAAAGGCTTGAAGTTTCTCTAAGCATGGCTTTGCAATCCATCTGAACTCTAGACACAAGACCCAGAGTCCTAGCTGGTGACACCACCCCTTAGATATCTGGAAACCAACTTTTGAGTTTCACATCATCCAAATCCTGGCCCTTCTAACCTTCCTGCTTTGCCCTCCAAATTGACTCTACTCACTGACTCATGCTCTCAAACAACCAAGTGCATTAGGGCTCCAGAACCATGCAGGAAACGGGCCCTTGCTTGTACCTACTTAGCACATCccattaaaaatatacaaaaagaacCTGTTGTCAGTGTTTAGCCTCTGATATACACTGCTCTCAAATTTTAGGGAtgtgaaaaggaagggaaaatgatGGAGGTATCTTTTTGCTATACCCACTAGCACTACCAGATTACAATGATGATCATCCTCCCTCTTGAAAGTAAACAAACAGCGATTTTCTCTTCCACTAGACTTACTTTgtaaaaacaaccaaccaaaaaagattttaaaatcagGCTgtctgtaaggaaaaaaaaaaacctgtctgtAGCACACTTTGTAGGTGCAAGAGTTGCCAGATGACATTCACACATGtgaacacacatgtgtatatgtgagAAGTGATGCGTTGACTGGGATGTCTTCTCTCAAGGGCAGCTGCCCCAGCTCAGCTGTGAGATTCAGTCTGCACAGTCACAAGAAATCCTCAGCATCCTCGTGTTACAGGGATCACAAGCAGGAGATGACAGCTTCCATTCAGTTCTCCGCCTGCCACAAGAGGAGAGGTTAGTGCAGGGCTCTAGATCCTAAGATGTAAGAAGACTTGTCACCTTTAGTGTCCCAGAATAGTAAACGTAGTAACAGCCAAATGAAGAGTGGGCTTACAGAAGGAATTTGCAGTGACAAACAAACTCTGGAACCTTCATTTGCTCTTAATTCACTAACCCTTTGTTCAGACACCACCTCCCTTGCCCCTCTTTCCCCCCCAAAAATCCTGGTGACCCAACTGCTTAATGGCCAATAAGGAAAACACAATTAGTTGAAGTATATAGAGGAGTGCATGTTACCTGCGCATGATAGTGTGGGTGCAGTTGTGATGAAAACCAAGTAGAGTCCTTTGGTGGCTCAGGGTCAGGATTGCACAAAATCTTGACGTGTGGCATCCATGAGGAGAAAAAGAGGACAAATGGTGGTTTTCATGTCTTCATTTACAAACATGTAAACTAGCAATGCAACATTTCTCCACACATGAATAcaggtaaacaaaaataaaaagcctaagagtcccagctctgtttctcagGTTTGTGGTGTTCCTATGACTGCAGAATGGATATATGTCagcaagagaaagggaaggacacCTTTTAGAATTTTAATATTCACTTCCCTCACTGGGGTGCGGGACAGAGAGTAAATGTGACTGTGGAAGTCAGAGCACTCCAACTTTGTATCCTGAGAACGGTGACTTGTTCCCTGCGGCAGGtacccagctgctgctgcaagcCTGTGTTCGATCCAGTGTGCCCTTCTTCATCTACACCAGCTCAGTGGAAGTGGCTGGACCCAACTCATACAAGGAAATCGTCAGGAATGGCCATGAGGAAGAACATCGCGAAAGCACATGGTCTGCTCCATACCCACTCAGCAAGAAGCTGGCTGAGAAGGCAGTGCTAGCAGCCAATGGAGACACTCTCAAAAATGGTGGCACTTTGTACACTTGTGCTTTGAGGCCCACGTACATCTATGGGGAAGGAAACCAAAACACTATTTCTATTATAAATAACTCCTTGAAAAACAATGGGATCATAGTACGTAGTGGTAAGTTCTCTGTAGTCAACCCAGTCTATGTAGGCAATGTAGCCTGGGCTCACATTCTGGCCTCAAGGGTCCTGCGGGACCCCCAAAAGGCTCCAAACATCCAGGGAAAGTTCTACTACATTGCAGACGACACACCTCACCAGAGCTATGACAACCTCAATTACACGCTGAGCCGAAAGTGGGGCCTCTGCCTCGATTCCAGACCCagcctgcctctgtctctgcagTACTGGCTTGCCTTCCTGCTGGAGTTAGTGAGCTTCCTGCTGGCTCCAATTTACACGTATCAACCCCCCTTTAATCGCCACTTGGTGACACTGTGCAATAGCGTGTTCACCTTCTCTTACCAGAAAGCTCGGCGAGATCTAGGCTATGAGCCACTCTTCGGTTGGGAGGAAGCCAAGCAGAAGACCACAGAGTGGATTGGCTCCCTGGTGGAGCAGCACAGGCAGACCCTGAAGACAAAGACACAGTGATGTGAGGATGGCCGGGATGGGCATGCACTGTTGTGTGGCAATGTCTGCACAGCCCTCCCATGTTGGCTACATTCAGAAAGTGGCAGGGACACGGGTCAGGCACTCCTGCTTGCCTTTCACACCAGGACCAACTGCTGTCTTCCTCTAACCAACACAAACCTCCCCAGTCATTCCCAGTCAGAGCTGTCTGGTTCCATCACACAGCAAAAGGCATGCAAGGTGATTTGCTTCAGCTCTTTTCTACGTCTCATAAGCTGGTCCTCAGACACTGCGGTCCTCTTAGACTCTGGAGCTTTGCCTGTCTGTTGAGTCCCAGTCTTCCATGCCAAAGCACTGCTTTTTAAGTGAAACGCCTCACCCTACCTGCAGCTCAATTAAAAGGATAATAAATGCTTTTATGCCTAAGGTGGAACATGTGTGATTGCTGTAATATGCACTTCCTCCAAGTGCATGTGGTCTTCCCCAGGCCAGAAGACTGGTTAGAGAATGCAGTGAGCAGAGTGTGGACAGGTCAGAAGAGGGTAGCTAGCACTCACTAGGCTTGCATGTGGCTTCCATGAGTGATGTGCATGTATGTCCTCATGCCATCCTCGCCG
This window of the Ochotona princeps isolate mOchPri1 chromosome 2, mOchPri1.hap1, whole genome shotgun sequence genome carries:
- the LOC101522782 gene encoding 3 beta-hydroxysteroid dehydrogenase/Delta 5-->4-isomerase-like; protein product: MTEWSCLVTGAGGFLGQRIVHLLVQEKGLQELRILDKVFRPKVKEEFSKLKNKIKLTMLEGDILDEQCLDTACQGISVVIHAASLIDVRGVIPRDVIMDVNLKGTQLLLQACVRSSVPFFIYTSSVEVAGPNSYKEIVRNGHEEEHRESTWSAPYPLSKKLAEKAVLAANGDTLKNGGTLYTCALRPTYIYGEGNQNTISIINNSLKNNGIIVRSGKFSVVNPVYVGNVAWAHILASRVLRDPQKAPNIQGKFYYIADDTPHQSYDNLNYTLSRKWGLCLDSRPSLPLSLQYWLAFLLELVSFLLAPIYTYQPPFNRHLVTLCNSVFTFSYQKARRDLGYEPLFGWEEAKQKTTEWIGSLVEQHRQTLKTKTQ